One window of Vicinamibacterales bacterium genomic DNA carries:
- a CDS encoding SRPBCC family protein, whose protein sequence is MPASLAGNSRTFAVTTPSDREIRMTRLFDAPRALVFQAMTRPEHIRNWWGNLGEGYSVPVCEVDFRVGGKWRFVNRTPTGEEAAFYGEYREIHPPDRVVFTEIFEPFPDAVSVVTSVLTEENGKTRLIATVEYPTREVRDMVRASGMERGAALSYDRLEEVARALAL, encoded by the coding sequence ATGCCCGCAAGCCTCGCCGGAAATAGCCGCACCTTCGCCGTCACCACGCCGTCGGATCGCGAGATCCGCATGACCCGCCTCTTCGATGCGCCGCGCGCGCTGGTCTTCCAGGCGATGACCAGACCCGAGCACATCAGGAACTGGTGGGGCAATCTCGGCGAGGGCTATTCGGTGCCGGTCTGCGAGGTCGACTTCCGCGTCGGCGGCAAGTGGCGGTTCGTCAACCGCACGCCGACAGGGGAGGAGGCCGCCTTCTACGGGGAGTACCGCGAAATCCATCCGCCGGACCGGGTCGTCTTCACCGAGATCTTCGAGCCGTTTCCCGACGCCGTGTCGGTGGTGACGTCGGTGCTCACCGAAGAGAACGGCAAGACGCGCCTGATCGCCACTGTCGAGTATCCGACGCGCGAGGTGCGCGACATGGTGCGCGCGAGCGGGATGGAACGCGGCGCCGCCCTCAGCTACGACCGCCTGGAGGAAGTCGCCCGCGCGCTTGCGCTATAG
- a CDS encoding CehA/McbA family metallohydrolase, which produces MPPRQASALLVLLLGATLAAGNPAGQAPAAKRWYKGNTHTHTLNSDGDSTPDDVVRWYREHGYQFLVLTDHNFLTATSALSALHGADERFLVIKGEEVTDRFGTKPLHVNGLDVSAEVAPQGGTSVADVLQRNVDAIRKADGVPHINHPNFQWAVTADDLIKVRNNKLFEIYNGHPQVNNVGGGGVPGLEEAWDTILSAGVLLYGIAVDDAHVFRQPGNPNVAGPGRGWVMVRAARLEARAILDAMERGDFYASTGVELAEYEATPAAIRIAVRPSTFSKYRIQFIGRGGRLLAERAEPTAIYAFKGDEGYVRARVLESNGQIAWAQPVTVKPRP; this is translated from the coding sequence ATGCCTCCGCGCCAGGCATCTGCGCTCCTGGTGCTGCTGCTCGGCGCCACGCTGGCCGCCGGCAACCCGGCCGGACAGGCGCCGGCCGCCAAACGTTGGTACAAGGGCAACACCCACACCCACACGCTCAACTCCGACGGCGACTCCACGCCGGACGACGTGGTGCGGTGGTATCGCGAGCACGGCTATCAGTTCCTGGTCCTGACGGACCACAATTTCCTGACGGCGACGTCGGCGTTGAGCGCGCTGCACGGCGCCGACGAGCGGTTCCTCGTCATCAAGGGGGAGGAAGTCACCGACCGGTTCGGCACGAAGCCGCTCCACGTCAACGGGCTCGACGTGAGCGCGGAGGTGGCGCCGCAGGGGGGGACCTCGGTCGCGGACGTCCTGCAGCGCAACGTCGACGCCATCCGCAAGGCAGACGGCGTGCCGCACATCAATCACCCGAACTTTCAGTGGGCGGTGACGGCGGACGATCTGATCAAGGTCCGGAACAACAAGCTGTTCGAGATCTATAACGGCCATCCGCAGGTGAACAACGTCGGCGGCGGAGGCGTGCCCGGCCTCGAAGAGGCCTGGGACACGATCCTCTCGGCGGGCGTTCTGCTGTACGGCATCGCCGTGGACGACGCGCACGTGTTCAGGCAGCCGGGGAATCCGAACGTCGCCGGCCCGGGGCGCGGCTGGGTGATGGTGCGGGCGGCGCGCCTCGAGGCGCGCGCGATCCTCGACGCGATGGAACGCGGTGACTTCTACGCCTCCACCGGCGTGGAGCTGGCGGAATACGAAGCGACGCCGGCGGCGATCCGCATCGCCGTGCGTCCGAGCACGTTTTCGAAGTACCGCATCCAGTTCATCGGCAGGGGCGGGCGGCTGCTGGCCGAACGTGCCGAGCCGACGGCGATCTACGCGTTCAAGGGGGACGAGGGCTACGTGCGCGCGCGCGTGCTGGAGAGCAACGGCCAGATCGCGTGGGCCCAGCCGGTGACGGTCAAGCCCCGCCCGTAG
- a CDS encoding metalloregulator ArsR/SmtB family transcription factor codes for MTRTDQLSTTFAALADPTRRAILARLALGECSVTELAEPFAMSMPAVSKHLRVLERAGLIARGREAQWRPCRIEAAPIKEVAEWAERYRAIWEARFDRLDSYLQQLQTKEKKDARKPRRK; via the coding sequence ATGACCCGGACCGATCAGCTCAGCACCACCTTTGCCGCCCTCGCCGACCCCACGCGGCGGGCGATCCTCGCGCGGCTCGCCCTCGGCGAGTGCTCCGTCACCGAGCTCGCCGAGCCCTTCGCGATGAGCATGCCGGCCGTCTCGAAACACCTCCGCGTGCTCGAGCGCGCCGGCCTCATCGCCCGCGGACGGGAAGCCCAGTGGCGCCCGTGCCGGATCGAGGCCGCCCCGATCAAGGAAGTGGCGGAGTGGGCCGAGCGGTACCGCGCGATCTGGGAAGCCCGCTTCGATCGTCTCGACAGCTACCTGCAGCAACTGCAAACCAAGGAGAAGAAAGATGCCCGCAAGCCTCGCCGGAAATAG
- a CDS encoding ABC transporter permease, translated as MVDLLRSDIRDALRGFVRNPAFLLAAVFSLALGVGANTAIFSVASALLLRPLPYPEADRLVILWNRSPGLGISEDWFSTAQYFDVKNAGSGFEQVAIAYGANENLTGDGRGPERISTLRVSSNLLPMLGARPAAGRLFTAGEDTQLPASTAILGYGTWLRRYGRDPNVIGRRLELNGRGYQIVGVLPESFSLPHEVMPTLGNAAGADIVIPLALGPAAARTRNREDYNIIARLKPGIAVAQVQQEMDALTARLRGEFPDFYPPNGGLTFGVVPLQEQVVGGVRRPVALLGAAVGCVLLIACANVANLLLSRGVSRQREIAVRAALGADRRRIVRQLLTESVLLAVAGGALGLLLAHWGLQWMQLLGARSIPRLREIRIDSGVLLFTLTVSLLSALLFGLVPALRAARLDLQTELKDGQGAAAGFASFTRGGPRQRTRKALVVAELMLSVMLLVAAGLLIRSFVRLQDVAPGFNPQGVLTLEVTLMPPRYADTAKVAEAYRDLWTRLARVPGVISAGGVSSLPLSNMMAWGPITIEGRAVSAGERFINVDQRVAAADYFKTMEIPLKQGRLFTAEDTRETPRVAVIDERMAQALWPAGDALGKRFRTGGIDAAPDVPWITVVGVVGSIKQDALDADSRMAVYFPQMQLTPRGITIVARTAGDPSAAAPAVRRELHDMDPNLPVYNVKTMMTRVDESLARRRFSMLLLTIFAALAAGLAAVGIYGVIAFLVAQGAREVGIRMALGATPRGIGMLVLRHGLVIAAIGLGLGVAGAFVVTRLMRSLLFGVGAADPATYVAVSIFVAATALAASYLPARRAARLDPMRSLR; from the coding sequence ATGGTCGATCTCCTGCGGTCGGACATCCGCGACGCGCTCCGCGGATTCGTGCGGAACCCGGCCTTCCTCCTCGCGGCGGTGTTCTCGCTCGCGCTCGGCGTCGGCGCCAACACCGCGATCTTCAGCGTCGCGAGCGCGCTGCTGCTCCGGCCGCTGCCCTATCCCGAGGCCGACCGCCTGGTGATTCTCTGGAACCGCTCGCCCGGCCTCGGCATCAGCGAGGACTGGTTCTCGACCGCCCAGTATTTCGACGTCAAGAACGCCGGCTCGGGGTTCGAGCAGGTCGCCATCGCCTACGGCGCGAACGAGAACCTGACCGGCGACGGGCGCGGACCCGAGCGCATCAGCACGCTGCGGGTCTCGTCGAACCTGCTGCCGATGCTCGGCGCGCGCCCGGCTGCCGGCCGACTGTTCACCGCCGGGGAGGACACCCAGCTGCCGGCGTCGACCGCGATCCTCGGCTACGGCACGTGGCTGCGCCGCTACGGGCGCGACCCCAACGTGATCGGACGACGCCTCGAGCTCAACGGGCGCGGCTATCAGATCGTCGGCGTCCTGCCGGAGTCGTTCTCGCTGCCCCACGAAGTGATGCCGACGCTGGGCAACGCCGCCGGCGCCGACATCGTCATCCCGCTCGCCCTCGGTCCTGCCGCGGCGCGGACGCGCAACCGCGAGGACTACAACATCATCGCCCGGCTCAAGCCCGGTATCGCCGTCGCGCAGGTGCAGCAAGAGATGGACGCGCTCACCGCGCGGCTGCGCGGCGAGTTTCCCGATTTCTATCCCCCGAACGGCGGTCTCACGTTCGGGGTCGTCCCTCTTCAGGAACAGGTCGTCGGCGGCGTCCGCCGCCCCGTCGCGCTGCTCGGCGCGGCGGTCGGATGCGTGCTGCTCATCGCCTGCGCCAACGTCGCCAACCTCCTGCTGTCGCGCGGCGTGAGCCGTCAGCGCGAGATCGCGGTGCGCGCGGCGCTGGGCGCCGACCGGCGGCGGATCGTCCGGCAGCTGCTCACCGAGAGCGTGCTCCTCGCCGTCGCCGGCGGCGCGCTCGGGCTGCTGCTCGCGCACTGGGGGCTGCAGTGGATGCAGCTTCTCGGCGCCAGGAGCATCCCGCGGCTGCGGGAAATCCGCATCGACAGCGGCGTCCTGCTCTTCACGCTGACGGTGTCGCTGCTCTCGGCGCTGCTCTTCGGCCTGGTGCCGGCGCTCCGCGCGGCAAGGCTCGACCTGCAGACGGAGCTGAAGGACGGACAGGGGGCCGCCGCGGGCTTCGCGTCCTTCACGCGCGGCGGCCCGCGCCAGCGCACGCGCAAGGCCCTGGTCGTCGCGGAACTGATGCTCTCGGTCATGCTGCTGGTCGCCGCCGGACTGCTGATCCGCAGTTTCGTCCGGCTGCAGGACGTCGCACCCGGATTCAACCCGCAGGGGGTGCTGACGCTCGAGGTGACGCTGATGCCGCCGCGCTACGCGGACACCGCGAAGGTGGCGGAGGCGTACCGCGACCTGTGGACGCGGCTCGCCCGCGTGCCCGGGGTGATATCGGCCGGCGGCGTGTCGTCCCTGCCGTTGAGCAACATGATGGCCTGGGGTCCGATCACGATCGAGGGGCGCGCCGTCTCGGCCGGCGAGCGGTTCATCAACGTCGATCAGCGGGTCGCCGCGGCGGACTACTTCAAGACGATGGAGATTCCGCTGAAGCAGGGGCGGCTGTTCACCGCCGAAGACACCCGGGAGACGCCGCGGGTGGCGGTGATCGACGAACGCATGGCGCAGGCGTTGTGGCCCGCCGGCGACGCGCTCGGCAAGCGGTTCCGCACCGGCGGCATCGACGCCGCTCCCGACGTCCCGTGGATCACCGTCGTCGGCGTGGTCGGCTCGATCAAACAGGACGCGCTGGATGCGGATTCGCGCATGGCGGTCTACTTCCCGCAGATGCAGCTGACGCCGCGCGGCATCACCATTGTCGCGCGCACCGCGGGGGATCCGTCCGCGGCGGCGCCCGCGGTTCGCCGCGAGCTCCACGACATGGATCCGAACCTCCCGGTCTACAACGTGAAGACGATGATGACGCGGGTGGACGAATCGCTGGCGCGGCGGCGCTTCTCGATGCTGCTGCTGACGATCTTCGCCGCGCTCGCCGCCGGCCTCGCCGCCGTGGGGATCTACGGCGTGATTGCGTTCCTCGTGGCCCAGGGCGCGCGCGAGGTCGGGATCCGCATGGCGCTCGGGGCCACGCCGCGCGGCATCGGCATGCTGGTGCTGCGGCATGGACTGGTGATTGCCGCGATCGGACTGGGCCTCGGCGTCGCCGGCGCGTTCGTGGTGACGCGGCTGATGCGCAGCCTGCTGTTCGGCGTGGGGGCCGCCGACCCGGCGACCTATGTCGCCGTGTCGATCTTCGTCGCCGCGACGGCGCTGGCCGCCAGCTATCTTCCGGCGCGCCGCGCCGCCCGGCTCGACCCGATGCGATCGCTGCGCTGA
- a CDS encoding amidohydrolase family protein, which yields MTLRTAATLVVAAGAALTAPAASGQRQPEPIIDMHMHALAADEQGPPPMAMCAPFPDFFPWDPKGPYLDQFIARFKKPACKDPIWSPMTDAEVLAQTLAIADRRNITGVLSGPAANVDAWIAARSERFIPALSFQLGTPGTPTVAALRRRHAEGKLKVLGEVTNQYAGILPDDPRMAPYWRLAEELDIPVGIHVGTGPPGVIYLDAPKYRARLHSALTLEEVLVKHPKLRVYVMHAGYPMLDDMLAVLYAHPQVYVDVGIIVYNQPRPAFYRYLQTLVESGFGRRVMFGSDQMVWPATIERAIATIEDAPFLSAAQKRDIFYNNAARFLRLPAAAR from the coding sequence ATGACGCTGCGCACCGCCGCCACCCTCGTCGTCGCTGCCGGCGCGGCTCTGACCGCGCCGGCGGCGTCCGGCCAGCGGCAGCCGGAGCCGATCATCGACATGCACATGCACGCGCTCGCCGCCGACGAGCAAGGGCCGCCGCCGATGGCGATGTGCGCGCCGTTCCCCGATTTCTTTCCCTGGGATCCGAAGGGGCCGTATCTCGACCAGTTCATCGCCCGGTTCAAGAAGCCGGCCTGCAAGGATCCGATCTGGTCGCCGATGACCGACGCCGAGGTCCTGGCCCAGACGCTGGCGATCGCGGATCGGCGAAACATCACCGGCGTGCTGAGCGGTCCGGCCGCGAACGTCGATGCGTGGATCGCGGCGCGGTCCGAGCGGTTCATCCCGGCGCTGTCGTTCCAGCTGGGCACACCCGGGACGCCGACGGTTGCCGCGCTTCGCCGGCGTCACGCCGAGGGCAAGCTGAAGGTGCTGGGTGAAGTCACCAACCAGTACGCGGGCATTCTCCCGGACGATCCCCGGATGGCGCCGTACTGGCGGCTCGCCGAGGAGCTCGACATTCCCGTCGGCATCCATGTCGGCACCGGCCCCCCGGGCGTGATCTACCTCGATGCGCCGAAATACCGCGCGCGGCTGCACAGCGCGCTCACGCTCGAGGAGGTGCTGGTGAAGCACCCGAAGCTGCGCGTCTACGTGATGCACGCCGGCTATCCGATGCTGGACGACATGCTCGCCGTGCTCTACGCGCACCCGCAGGTCTACGTCGACGTCGGCATCATCGTGTACAACCAGCCGCGGCCGGCGTTCTATCGCTACCTGCAGACGCTCGTCGAGAGCGGCTTCGGCAGGCGGGTGATGTTCGGCTCCGATCAGATGGTCTGGCCGGCGACGATCGAGCGCGCCATCGCCACGATCGAAGACGCGCCGTTCCTCTCGGCGGCGCAGAAGCGGGACATCTTCTACAACAACGCAGCGCGCTTCCTGCGGCTGCCGGCGGCGGCACGGTGA